A region of the Streptomyces durocortorensis genome:
GAGCATCGACTTCTGCTACCCGACCGAGGTCACCCGCCCGTACATGCCTGCCCCGCAGGACCTGTTCGAGCTGATGAAGGCCGACCTGGAGAAGGCCGGCATCACGGTCAAGCCGAAGGCCATGAAGTGGGCCCCGGACTACCTGGACGCCACCGAGGCCGGCTCCTGCGCCCTGCACCTGCTCGGCTGGACCGGTGACTTCAACGACGGCTTCAACTTCATCGGCACCTGGTTCGCCGGGCCCGACAAGCAGTGGGGCTTCAAGGACCAGAAGGTCTTCGACGCCGTGAACGCCGCTTCCAGGGCCACCGACTCCACCGAGCGCACGGAGGCCTACAAGAAGGCCAACGAGGTGATCATGGAGTACGTCCCGGGCGTGCCGATCTCCTCGTCGCCGCCGGCCATCGCGTTCGCCAAGAACGTCAACCCGCCGAAGGTCTCCCCGCTGACGCAGGAGAACTTCGCCGAGGTCTCCTTCAAGTAATCGCACACCAGCGGGTCCGCCCGGCCACAGCAGTCAGGTGGCCGGGCGGACCCGCATCGACGCACGTGAGAAAGGGGCATGCGGGGTGCTGCGACTCGTCGTAAGAAGACTTCTCCAGCTCATTCCCACCCTGCTCGGCCTGTCGGTTCTGCTGTTCCTCTGGCTGAACCGACTGCCCGGCGGGCCCGCCACAGCGATCCTGGGCGAGCGGGCCACCGAAGCCGAAGTGGCGAGAATCAACCGCGCACTCGGGCTCGACGAGCCGGTGCACGTCCAGTACTGGCGCTTCCTCAAGCGCATCTTCGAGCTCGACCTCGGAACCTCCACCCAGACCGGGCAGCCGGTGTGGGACGAATTCACCCGCGCCTTCCCCGCCACCGTGGAGCTGAGCCTCGCGGCGATCCTGATCGCCGTCGTCGTGGGCATTCCGATGGGCTACCTCGCGGCCAAGCACCGCGGGGGCTGGCTGGACGTGGCCTCCGTCTCCGGATCACTGCTCGGCATCTGCATCCCGGTCTTCTTCCTGGCCGTGCTGCTGCGCGGGATCTTCTCCGTGAACCTGGGCTGGTTCCCGAGCCAGGGCCGGCTCGACGCCGGAATCAACGCCACCGACGTGACCGGATTCGCCGTCCTGGACGGTCTGTTGACTGGTGAGTTCGACGCGAGCTGGGACGCGATCATGCACCTGGTCCTGCCCGCCGTCGCCCTGGCCTCCATCCCGCTCGCCGTCATCGTCCGGATGACCCGCGCCAGCGTCCTGGAGGTGCTCGGCGAGGACTACATCCGCACCGCCGAGTCCAAGGGCCTGGACAAGGGGACCGTGCGCGGCCGCCATGTGCTCCGCAACGCGCTGCTGCCGGTGATCACCGCGGTCGGCCTGCTGACCGGCAGCCTGCTCTCCGGCGCGGTGCTCACCGAGTCCGTCTTCGACTTCGGCGGCCTCGGCTCCTTCATCCGTACCGCGATCGACGGCCGTGACTACCCGGTCCTCGTCGGGTTCATTCTCTTCATCGCGATGGTGTACGTGTTCATCAACCTTCTGGTCGACCTCGCGTACAGCATCATCGACCCGAGAGTGCGGGTGCACTGACGTGACGATCCTGACCAACAAAGCAGACAAGATCGACCGCCTCGCGGAGCTGACCCAGAGCTCGGAGACGGTCACCGGAACCAGCCTGTGGCGCGAGGCGTTCCGCCGGATGCGCTCCAGCAAGATGGCGATCATCGGCGCGGCGATCATCGGCGTGTTCGTCCTCGTCGCCGTCGTCGGACCGTTGCTGGCCCCGCACGGGCCCACCGCGCAGAACTGGCGCAGCGAGGTCTTCCCGAACCAGGGCAAGTTCATCGGCATGCGCGGCGAGAACTGGTTCGGCCTGGACCACCTGGGCCGCGACATGTTCTCCCGCTGGCTCGTCGGGGCCCGGCAGACGCTGCTCGTCGGTGTGGTCTCCATGCTCATCGGCCTGGTCGTCGGCGCTCTGGTCGGTGTGCTCTCCGGGGCCGCCGCCACCCTCGGCGGCAAGGTCGGCCAGCGCGTCGACACCGTGGTCATGCGCTTCACCGACATCATGCTGTCGCTGCCGTCCCTGCTGCTGGCGGTCTCCATCGCCGCGGTCCTCGGCCAGTCGCTGACCACCGTGATGATCGCCGTCGGTGTCGTCCAGATCCCCATCTTCGCCCGCCTGCTGCGCGGTTCGATGCTGGTGCAGGGCGGCGCGGACTACGTGCTCGCCGCGAAGGCGGTCGGCATCCGGCGCAAGCGGATCGTGCTCACCCAGATCCTGCCGAACTCGCTGAGCCCGGTGATCGTCCAGGCCACCCTGAGCCTCGCCACGGCGATCATCGAGGCCGCGGCCCTGTCCTACCTGGGCCTCGGCAACCCCGACCCGGCCGTTCCCGAGTGGGGCGTGATGCTCGCCCAGGCGCAGCGCTTCTTCGACAACGACCCGATGATGGCGGCCTACCCGGCCATCGGGATCATCATCACCGCTCTCGGCTTCACCCTGCTCGGCGAGGCACTGCGCGAAGCCCTCGACCCGAAGTTGCGAGGCTGAAGTCCCATGTCACTGCTCTCCGTTGAGGAACTCAGCGTTACCTTCACCGCCCGTGGCCGCAAGGACGCCACGGCCGTGGACGGCGTCTCCTTCGAGGTCGACCAGGGCCAGGTCGTGGGCCTGGTCGGCGAGTCGGGCTGCGGCAAGTCCGTCACCTCGCTCGCCCTGATGGGGCTGCTGCCCCGCAAGGGCGTACGGGTCGGCGGCCGTGCCGAGTTCGACGGCCGGAACCTGCTGACCATGAGCGAGCGGAACCTGCGCGACCTGCGCGGCAGCCAGCTCGCGATGATCTTCCAGGACCCGTTGTCCTCGCTGAACCCGGTCGTCCCCATCGGCATCCAGGTCACCGAGATCCTCCAGCGCCACCGCGGGCTGAAGGGTGAGAAGGCCCGGAAGGAAGCCGCGTCCCTGCTCGACCGGGTCGGTATCCCGGACCCGGCGCGGCGGCTCAAGGAGTACCCGCACCAGCTCTCCGGCGGTATGCGCCAGCGCGCGCTGATCGCCATGGCGGTGGCCTGCGCGCCCCGCCTGCTGATCGCCGACGAGCCGACGACCGCCCTGGACGTCACCATCCAGGCGCAGATCCTGGAGCTTCTGAAGGAGCTGGTCGACCAGGAGGGCACCGCCCTCCTGATGATCACCCACGACCTGGGTGTCGTCGCCGGGCTCTGCGACGAGGTCAACGTCCTCTACGCCGGACGGGCGGTGGAATCGGCGGCCCGTCGCGAACTGTTCGCCCACCCCACCCACCCGTACGCGCACGGGCTGCTCGGCTCCATCCCGCGCCTGGACGCGCCGCGCGGCGAGCCGCTGCACCCGATCCGCGGGTCCATCAACGACAAGATCGCCTGGGCCGACGGCTGCGCGTTCGCACCCCGGTGCGACCACTACACGATGGAGTGCCTGACCGGCACCCCCGAACTGACCGAACCACGCACGGCCGGACACCAGGTGCGCTGCGTCAACCCGGTCCTGCCCAAGGCGGAGGTCCCGGCATGAGCCTTCTCGAACTGGACGGCGTCAAAGTCCACTTCCCGGTCAAGAAGGGCCTCTTCTTCGACCGTACGGTGGGCCACGTCTACGCGGTCGACGGCGTCTCGCTGAGCGTCGAGGCCGGTCAGACCTACGGGCTGGTCGGCGAGTCCGGCTGCGGCAAGACGACGCTCGGCCGGGCGGTGCTGCGGCTGAACGACATCACCGAGGGCGGGGTCGTCTTCGACGGCACCGACCTGGCGAAGCTGCCGTCCGAGGAGATGCGCGCCTTCCGCCGCCGCCTCCAGATGGTCTTCCAGGACCCGCTGGGCAGCCTCAACCCCCGGCAGAACATCGAGTCGATCCTGGCCGAGGGCATGGCCGCCCACGGCATCGGCAAGGACCAGGCCGAGCGCCGGGAGAAGATCAAGGACATCCTCGCCAAGGTCGGCCTGCCGGCCAACGCGATGTCCCGCTACCCGCACGAGTTCTCCGGCGGCCAGCGCCAGCGCATCGGCATCGCCCGCGCCCTGGTGCTGGAGCCGGACGTGATCATCTGCGACGAACCGGTGTCCGCGCTGGACGTGTCGGTGCAGGCACAGGTGATCAACCTGCTGGAGGAGCTCCAGGAGTCCCTCGGCCTGACCTACCTGGTCATCGCGCACGACCTCGCCGTGGTCCGGCACATCTCGGACGTCATCGGGGTGATGTACCTCGGCGGGCTCGTCGAGGAGGCCCCGAGCGACGCCCTGTACGCGAAGCCCCGGCACCCGTACACCAAGGCGCTGATGTCGGCCGTCCCGGTGCCCGACCCCGAGGTCGAGGACCGCCGCGAGCGCATCCTTCTCCTCGGGGACCTGCCCTCCCCGGCGAACCCGCCGGCCGGCTGCCGCTTCCACACCCGCTGCCCGTGGGTGCAGGAGACCAAGTGCGCCACGGAGCGCCCGCCGCTGCTGGACACCGGCGACGGGCACAAGGTGGCCTGTCACTTCACGGCCGAGATCGAGGCCGGAACGGTGAAGCGGAATCCGGCGACCGGGACCGATGCGGTCACCGCCGGGGAAGCGGTGGCGGCGGGGGTCTCGGAGGGGGATGTCCCCGCGGGCTCCGCCGAGAAGCCCGCGCCCGTGCCGGCCCAGTCCGACGCGGGAGGGGCCGAACGGGCGGAGGGCAGCCCCACCTCCTAGGACCGGCACAATTGTCCGGTGCTCACCGAACTGTTCACGCCCTCCGTCCTGCATACGCTCGACATCGCCGGGATCTTCGTCTTCGCGATCTCGGGCGCCCTGCTCGCCGTACGCAAGAACTTCGATGTCTTCGGCATCGCGGTCCTCGCCGAGGTGACAGCGCTGGGCGGAGGGCTGTTCCGTGACGTGATGATCGGCGCGATCCCGCCCGCCGCCTTCACCGACCTCGGCTACTTCATCACCCCGCTGTTCGCCGCGGGCCTGGTCTTCTTCCTCCATCCGCACGTGGAGCGCATCCAGGTCGGCGTCATGGTCTTCGACGCGGCCGGGCTCGGCCTGTTCTGCGTGACCGGCACGGTCAAGGCGTACGAGTACGGCCTCGGGCTCACCGCGTCGGCCGCGCTGGGCCTGGCCACCGCGGTCGGCGGCGGTGTGCTGCGCGATGTGCTGGCCAACGAGGTGCCCTCGCTGCTGCGCTGGGACCGCGACCTGTACGCGGTGCCCGCGATCGTCGGCGCGACCATGGTCGTCCTGTGCATCCGCTTCGACACCCTCAACGCCTTCACCAGCGGCATGGCCGTGATCGCCGCGTTCGTTCTGCGACTGCTGGCGCTGCGCTTCCACTGGCGGGCGCCGCGTGCGTACAACCGCTCCTCCGCACGGGCGGAGGAGGCCTGAGGGCTGTGATCGGCGCCCCAAAAAGCTACCGCTCAGTAATGCATCCCTGTACCGTGCATGCCATGGCACAGGCAGCGACAGAGGCGGCGCAGACCGCCCGGGCAACCATCGGCGACAGCGAGTTCGACCGGGACACCGCGGTCACCCTGCGCGAGGAGGGTGTCTACGACGCCGAGCTCTCCGCGGGCTGGACCATCATCCAGGCCGTCAACGGCGGCTATCTGCTGGCCCTGCTCGGCCGCGCCCTCGGCCAGGCCCTGCCGCACCCCGACCCGTTCTCGGTCTCCGCGCACTACCTCACCGCCTCCGTCCCCGGCCCCGCCGTCATCCGGACCCAGACCGTCCGTACCGGCCGCACCCTCTCCACCGGACAGGCCTCCCTCTTCCAGTACGCCGAGGACGGCAGCGAGATCGAGCGCATCCGGGTCCTGGCCACCTACGGCGACCTCGACACGCTCTCCGGCGACGTCCGTACGACGGCGCTCCCGCCCGCCATGCCCGACCGGGACCACTGCCTCGGCCCGAGCGACGGGGCGCCCCGGATTCCCGGCAGCTCCGCCATCACCGAGCGCCTCGACATCAAGCTCGACCCGGCCACCGTCGGCTGGGCGGTCGGCGCCCCGTCCGGCAAGGGCGAGATGCGCGGCTGGTTCGGCCTGGCCGACGGCCGCGACCCGGACCCGCTCTCGCTCCTGCTCACCGTGGACGCCCTGCCTCCGACCTCGTTCGAGCTGGGCCTGAGCGGCTGGACGCCCACCGTCGAGCTGACCACCCACGTCCGCTGCCGCCCGGCCCCGGGCCCGCTGCGCGTCTCCATCGCCACGCGCAACCTCGCGGGCGGCTTCCTGGAGGAGGACGCGGAGGTCTGGGACAGCGCGGACCGGCTCGTCGCCCAGTCCCGTCAGCTCGCCAAGGCCCCGCGCACGGCATAGTCCGGACCGGCCCGGCGGCCCTCGGGGGGCAACCCGGCCGCCCGCTCCGCGTACAGCGCCCACTGGTCCGTGTGGCCCCAGCGCTCCTCGGCCCAGCCGGGCTGCCGGCCGGACCCGAAGATCAAACCGTGGGGCCTCCTGTTACGGGAGGGTCAAGCGCGGCCGACGCCGTTCGTCCACCCCTCGTCGAGCCAGTGCGCGCGGCCGATCGTGACCAGCCGCAGCCGCCGCCGGGCCACCCGTATGACCTCCCGCTCGCGCGCCGGTCCGGCTTCCAGCAGGGCCGACGCGGTGATCACCATGTGGTCCACATAGAGGCCGCCCAGCATCAGCAGGTCCTCCTCGCTCCACCCGGCCGCCTCCGGCTCCTGGCCGAGCGCCCATGCCACCTCCTCCGCGAACCGCAGCAGCTGGGCGGCGATGGCCGCGCGGACCGGGCCCACGCCGCCGTGCTGCTCGCGGGCGATGAAGCGGAAGTGGGCGGGCTGCGCGCCGACGTGGCGTGCGATCACCTCCACGCTGCGGTCCAGCCGCTCCTCGCTGTCGCCCGTCTCCGCGAGGACCGCGCCGATCAGCCCGTGCAGGCTGCCCAGGGTCTCCTCGACCAGGGCGACGCCGAGCGCGGCGGTGTCCTCGAAGTGCCGGTAGAAGGCCGTCGGGGTGACCCCGGCGGCCCGGGTGACCTCCCTCAGCCCCAGGCTGCTCAGGCTCTGGTGCTCCAGCAGCACGAGCGCCGCGTCCAGGAGGGCCTGGCGCGTTCTGAGTTTCTGGGTCTGGCGGATTCCGGCGGTGTGACTCATGCCATTCAGTAAACAGTTGTTCTCCGAGTCGAGGAAGAGGTGAGGGGTTTAGACTCGTGGGTCAGTGAACACTCGTACTCCGAATGGCCTTTGTCGTCGTACAGAGCCGTCGCATAGAGAGGTTCCGCCGTGCTTTTCCTCGTCGTCGCGCTGCTTCTGCTGGGGGTCGTCCTCGGGGCAGTCGCCCATCTCCCGCTTCCGCTGTCGCTGGCCGCCGCCACGGCGATCGGCTGCTGGCTGCTGGTCTTCGCCGTGCGGGAGCGCCTCGCGCGACGCACCGGCTGAGGCCTCGCTCCCCGCCCGCACCTGTACCCGCACCCGCACCCGCCGAGCCTGCCGTGTCCCGTCCGATCCGAAGGAGCTCGCACCATGACCTCGACCCTCACGGACTCCACCCGCCGCGTCACCGCCGCCGACACCGAAGCCGCGCCGCTCGGCTCGACCCCGGCCCGCGTGCCGGACGCGGCTGAGCACGCGACGGACGCGAAGGGAGCGAAGGGTGCGAAAGCGGGTGCCTCGCCTGCCGTGGGCCGGGAGGCGGACGGGCTGGCCGTCGCCTCGTTCGTGCTCGGCCTTGTCGGCCTGCTGGTCTTCAACCTCCTGCTCGGGCCCACCGCGATCGTGATGGCGCTCCTCGCCCTGGCCCGCCGCACCCGCCGACGGGGCCGAGCCTTCCTCGGTCTCGCCCTGGGCGTCGCCGACCTCGTGGTGCTCGCCGTCCTGATCACCGCCAACGGAACGGCCGCCTGGAGCCTTGGCGGTTGAAGCGGCTGGGGCAGCTGGGGTGGCCGAATCGGCTGGGGCGCGGCTGAGACGGGGCCCGTGCCGGCGCGCGCGGGCCCCGGGCCGTGACGCGCCCGCCGTGCGCCCCACCCCGGGCTCGTAGAATCAGCCCCACCATGGCTTACCTCGACCACGCCGCGACCACGCCGATGCTTCCCGAAGCGATCGAGGCGATGACCGCCCAGCTGTCCGTCACCGGTAACGCGTCCTCGCTGCACGCCGCCGGACGCCGGGCCCGCCGTACCGTCGAGGAGTCCAGAGAAGCCCTCGCCGACGCCCTCGGCGCACGCCCCAGCGAGGTGGTCCTCACCTCCGGCGGCACGGAGGCCGACAACCTCGCCGTCAAGGGCCTCTACTGGTCCCGCCGCGACGCCGACCCCCGCCGCACCCGGGTCCTCACAGGTCCCGTCGAACACCACGCCGTCCTGGACGCCGTCGACTGGCTCGCCGAGCACGAGGGCGCGACCGTCGACCATCTCCCCGTCGACCGCTACGGCCGGGTCCACCCCGACGACCTCCGCGAGGCGATCCTCCGCAACCCCGACGACATCGCGATGATCACCGTGATGTGGGCCAACAACGAGATCGGCACGATCATGCCGGTACGTGAACTGGCCGCGGTGGCGGCGGAGTTCTCCATCCCCATGCACGCCGACGCGGTCCAGGCCTTCGGTCAGCTGGAGGTCGACTTCGCCCGCTCCGGACTGGCCGCGATGACGGTCAGCGGTCACAAGATCGGCGGCCCGTTCGGCATCGGCGCGCTGCTGCTGGGCCGCGACCACACCCCCGTACCCGTTCTCCACGGCGGCGGCCAGGAGCGCCATGTGCGCTCGGGCACCCTGGACGTGCCCGCCGTCGCCTCCTTCGCCGTGGCCGGACGGCTGGCCGCCGAGCGACGCGAACACTTCGCCCGGCGCGTCGGCGGACTGCGCGACGACCTCGTCGCCGCCGTGCGCCACGCCGTCCCGGACGCCGTCCTCGGCGGCGACCCGGACCCGGCCGGGCGGCTCCCCGCCAACGCCCACTTCAGCTTCCCCGGCTGCGAGGGCGACTCGCTCCTGCTGCTGCTGGACGCCCAGGGCATCGAGTGCTCCACCGGATCGGCCTGCACCGCCGGGATCGCCCAGCCCAGCCACGTACTCCTGGCCACCGGCACGGACCCGGACCTGGCCCGGGGGACTCTGCGCTTCTCGCTCGGCCACACCTCGACCGAGGACGACGTCAAGGCGCTGGCCCAGGCGATCGGCCCGGCGGTGGAGCGGGCGCGGACGGCCGGGCTCAGCTGAGGGCCGTCACCCGGCGGCCTTCGCCGACGGCGTGGGGGAGGGCGGTGCTGCCGCGGCCCGGCGCACCAGCTCCAGGTAGCGGTCCCAGTCCCAGTGCGGTCCCGGGTCGGTGTGGTCGGTGCCCGGCACCTCCACGTGCCCGATGATGTGCTCCCGGTCGATGGGTATGTCGTAACGCGCGCAGACCGAGGCCGTGAGCCGGGCCGACGACTCGTACATGGCCTTGGTGAGGTCTTTCGGGCGGTCCACGAACCCCTCGTGCTCGATGCCGACGGAGCGTTCGTTGTACGCGCGGTCACCCGCCTGATACGCCACGTCCAGCTCGCGGATCATCTGCACCACCCGTCCGTCCTGGCCCACGATGTAGTGC
Encoded here:
- a CDS encoding ABC transporter permease — translated: MLRLVVRRLLQLIPTLLGLSVLLFLWLNRLPGGPATAILGERATEAEVARINRALGLDEPVHVQYWRFLKRIFELDLGTSTQTGQPVWDEFTRAFPATVELSLAAILIAVVVGIPMGYLAAKHRGGWLDVASVSGSLLGICIPVFFLAVLLRGIFSVNLGWFPSQGRLDAGINATDVTGFAVLDGLLTGEFDASWDAIMHLVLPAVALASIPLAVIVRMTRASVLEVLGEDYIRTAESKGLDKGTVRGRHVLRNALLPVITAVGLLTGSLLSGAVLTESVFDFGGLGSFIRTAIDGRDYPVLVGFILFIAMVYVFINLLVDLAYSIIDPRVRVH
- a CDS encoding ABC transporter permease, which produces MTILTNKADKIDRLAELTQSSETVTGTSLWREAFRRMRSSKMAIIGAAIIGVFVLVAVVGPLLAPHGPTAQNWRSEVFPNQGKFIGMRGENWFGLDHLGRDMFSRWLVGARQTLLVGVVSMLIGLVVGALVGVLSGAAATLGGKVGQRVDTVVMRFTDIMLSLPSLLLAVSIAAVLGQSLTTVMIAVGVVQIPIFARLLRGSMLVQGGADYVLAAKAVGIRRKRIVLTQILPNSLSPVIVQATLSLATAIIEAAALSYLGLGNPDPAVPEWGVMLAQAQRFFDNDPMMAAYPAIGIIITALGFTLLGEALREALDPKLRG
- a CDS encoding ABC transporter ATP-binding protein yields the protein MSLLSVEELSVTFTARGRKDATAVDGVSFEVDQGQVVGLVGESGCGKSVTSLALMGLLPRKGVRVGGRAEFDGRNLLTMSERNLRDLRGSQLAMIFQDPLSSLNPVVPIGIQVTEILQRHRGLKGEKARKEAASLLDRVGIPDPARRLKEYPHQLSGGMRQRALIAMAVACAPRLLIADEPTTALDVTIQAQILELLKELVDQEGTALLMITHDLGVVAGLCDEVNVLYAGRAVESAARRELFAHPTHPYAHGLLGSIPRLDAPRGEPLHPIRGSINDKIAWADGCAFAPRCDHYTMECLTGTPELTEPRTAGHQVRCVNPVLPKAEVPA
- a CDS encoding ABC transporter ATP-binding protein, whose amino-acid sequence is MSLLELDGVKVHFPVKKGLFFDRTVGHVYAVDGVSLSVEAGQTYGLVGESGCGKTTLGRAVLRLNDITEGGVVFDGTDLAKLPSEEMRAFRRRLQMVFQDPLGSLNPRQNIESILAEGMAAHGIGKDQAERREKIKDILAKVGLPANAMSRYPHEFSGGQRQRIGIARALVLEPDVIICDEPVSALDVSVQAQVINLLEELQESLGLTYLVIAHDLAVVRHISDVIGVMYLGGLVEEAPSDALYAKPRHPYTKALMSAVPVPDPEVEDRRERILLLGDLPSPANPPAGCRFHTRCPWVQETKCATERPPLLDTGDGHKVACHFTAEIEAGTVKRNPATGTDAVTAGEAVAAGVSEGDVPAGSAEKPAPVPAQSDAGGAERAEGSPTS
- a CDS encoding trimeric intracellular cation channel family protein, giving the protein MLTELFTPSVLHTLDIAGIFVFAISGALLAVRKNFDVFGIAVLAEVTALGGGLFRDVMIGAIPPAAFTDLGYFITPLFAAGLVFFLHPHVERIQVGVMVFDAAGLGLFCVTGTVKAYEYGLGLTASAALGLATAVGGGVLRDVLANEVPSLLRWDRDLYAVPAIVGATMVVLCIRFDTLNAFTSGMAVIAAFVLRLLALRFHWRAPRAYNRSSARAEEA
- a CDS encoding thioesterase family protein codes for the protein MAQAATEAAQTARATIGDSEFDRDTAVTLREEGVYDAELSAGWTIIQAVNGGYLLALLGRALGQALPHPDPFSVSAHYLTASVPGPAVIRTQTVRTGRTLSTGQASLFQYAEDGSEIERIRVLATYGDLDTLSGDVRTTALPPAMPDRDHCLGPSDGAPRIPGSSAITERLDIKLDPATVGWAVGAPSGKGEMRGWFGLADGRDPDPLSLLLTVDALPPTSFELGLSGWTPTVELTTHVRCRPAPGPLRVSIATRNLAGGFLEEDAEVWDSADRLVAQSRQLAKAPRTA
- a CDS encoding TetR family transcriptional regulator; translated protein: MSHTAGIRQTQKLRTRQALLDAALVLLEHQSLSSLGLREVTRAAGVTPTAFYRHFEDTAALGVALVEETLGSLHGLIGAVLAETGDSEERLDRSVEVIARHVGAQPAHFRFIAREQHGGVGPVRAAIAAQLLRFAEEVAWALGQEPEAAGWSEEDLLMLGGLYVDHMVITASALLEAGPAREREVIRVARRRLRLVTIGRAHWLDEGWTNGVGRA
- a CDS encoding cysteine desulfurase family protein produces the protein MAYLDHAATTPMLPEAIEAMTAQLSVTGNASSLHAAGRRARRTVEESREALADALGARPSEVVLTSGGTEADNLAVKGLYWSRRDADPRRTRVLTGPVEHHAVLDAVDWLAEHEGATVDHLPVDRYGRVHPDDLREAILRNPDDIAMITVMWANNEIGTIMPVRELAAVAAEFSIPMHADAVQAFGQLEVDFARSGLAAMTVSGHKIGGPFGIGALLLGRDHTPVPVLHGGGQERHVRSGTLDVPAVASFAVAGRLAAERREHFARRVGGLRDDLVAAVRHAVPDAVLGGDPDPAGRLPANAHFSFPGCEGDSLLLLLDAQGIECSTGSACTAGIAQPSHVLLATGTDPDLARGTLRFSLGHTSTEDDVKALAQAIGPAVERARTAGLS